The proteins below come from a single uncultured Dethiosulfovibrio sp. genomic window:
- a CDS encoding GAF domain-containing protein produces MSKEILRIKAETPAQLYNYVNGKLTGLICEEPDPLANLANAAALLYLLLDDLNWAGFYLMRESENALVLGPFQGKPACTRIPLDKGVCGAAARTGEIQIVSDVHLFPGHIACDGASASEIVIPLIREDRVLGVLDLDSPTKGRFSAEDGQGLSSFVETLHRYVAWDELFAGR; encoded by the coding sequence ATGTCCAAGGAAATTCTCAGGATAAAGGCGGAAACGCCTGCCCAGCTTTACAACTACGTAAACGGCAAACTTACCGGCTTGATCTGTGAAGAGCCGGACCCTCTGGCAAACCTCGCCAACGCCGCGGCTCTGCTCTATTTGCTTCTGGACGACCTGAACTGGGCTGGTTTCTACCTGATGAGGGAGAGTGAAAATGCCCTGGTTCTGGGGCCCTTTCAGGGGAAACCGGCCTGTACCCGCATCCCCCTGGACAAAGGCGTCTGCGGAGCCGCGGCCCGAACGGGAGAAATCCAGATCGTGTCGGACGTGCATCTTTTTCCGGGACACATCGCCTGCGACGGGGCCTCAGCCTCGGAGATCGTCATCCCTCTGATACGGGAGGACCGAGTCCTTGGGGTTCTGGATCTGGACAGCCCTACCAAAGGGCGTTTTTCTGCGGAGGATGGACAAGGACTTTCAAGTTTCGTAGAGACTCTCCATAGGTATGTTGCCTGGGATGAGCTCTTCGCTGGACGGTAG
- a CDS encoding DJ-1 family glyoxalase III has translation MIEVAVFLIDGFEETEALTTVDILRRGDVSVTMTSLNGGATVKGKHGVSVLADALFDDVVDRPFDMLVVPGGTVAYTEHQGLLDLVVRYDSEGKKLAAICAAPAVFGKAGILEGRKAVCYPGMESWLTGATIGSETVETDCHITTAKGPAITPFFALRLLEILRGKGVAEEVSKAFLIPMVG, from the coding sequence ATGATCGAGGTTGCGGTTTTTCTTATAGACGGTTTCGAGGAAACAGAGGCTCTCACTACGGTGGACATACTCCGTAGGGGGGATGTGAGCGTGACCATGACGTCCCTCAACGGAGGTGCGACGGTCAAGGGCAAGCACGGGGTGTCGGTGCTGGCTGACGCCCTGTTCGACGACGTGGTTGACCGTCCTTTCGACATGCTGGTGGTCCCTGGCGGGACGGTGGCCTACACCGAGCATCAGGGACTCTTGGACCTCGTGGTCCGTTACGACTCGGAGGGGAAAAAGCTGGCCGCCATCTGCGCCGCCCCTGCAGTCTTCGGCAAGGCCGGAATCCTGGAGGGACGGAAAGCGGTATGCTATCCCGGCATGGAATCGTGGCTGACCGGGGCGACCATTGGGTCGGAGACGGTGGAGACCGACTGCCACATCACCACCGCCAAGGGCCCTGCCATTACCCCATTCTTTGCCCTGAGGCTCCTGGAGATTCTGAGGGGAAAGGGAGTTGCGGAGGAGGTCTCAAAGGCCTTTTTGATCCCTATGGTCGGGTGA